From the Solea solea chromosome 7, fSolSol10.1, whole genome shotgun sequence genome, the window aacagagggagaggaagaggtgaTATGGGGAATGACGATGACAATGACATGGACAATGGGGTAAGGCTGGTATGGTTGTTGTTCTGCTCAAATTGTCCCAACTCTGATTTTAAAACACACTACATGCTCCAAAGTATGTTAAATTTGaacgtgtctgtttttgtattttaggaTGGAGTTGGAGGTGACGGTCCAGGAATCGGAAGGAGGAATCACAATGAAAAACACCAGGATAAGAAAGGAAAGGCCATCTGCAAGTACTACATTGAAGGGAGATGTACCTGGGTAAGATCACATTATGTTTGGGGTTGATGACTGAGAACATTTTGTGGTTTTAGTTTGCTGCCTACTTATTTCTTaattataatgttattattcattttaatattttttatatatataaatatatattatttttttgcatctAATATTTAAAGTATATACAATCTTCTCAAAGATGCTGAGCTTTTGCTGAAATTATCAATTAttcaacacatgttttcagttgATCACAAAATATTTGCAAAACAATTTGGTTAGATATGTACTGTGCTTActatattaaaattaaaacagtgTCCACAGGTAATCCAAACTGATCTCTCAAAGTCCTTTGAAATTCCGATTTCatcatgacctttttttttaccaccagGGTGACCACTGCAACTTCAGCCACGATGTAGAGCTGCCAAAGAAGAAAGAGCTATGCAAGTTCTACATCACTGGATTCTGTGCACGGGCTGACCACTGTCCTTACATGCATGATATCCTTCACTATTAACCACAGAGTGAATATTAATAGAAGGCAATTCTGAGTAAATAGTTTTTTCATGCAGTTGAATTCAAAGTGTCCCTCTGAATAGAGGTGGTTAAACAAAGGTGACAaagtattatttttctttttaactgtaATAATACTGTTTGCATGAAtctttttgctgtttttgtttctccttgACTCCCATGTTACGTGAATTCCCCTGTAAGCTATTCCATACCACAGGTAACTGTGTCAATGGGGATGAATGTATGTTTTCACATGAACCCCTTAATGATGACACTCAGGAGCTGCTTAACAAGGTAAGGTCCTGGGAAAGTGACCTAATCTTAAAGCCATGTTTATACAATGCATATAGTAGTCATCACATacattgaattttttttttaaatcattgtaactcattttatttacacaagTATTACATAAGATAAATTATAAGTTAATCACTTTACAAAAACCCCTCTAAAAGATATCTGAAGTATGTGCTCGGCCAGTTTTCTCTTAGACACTGCAGGTACATAGTTGCAAAAATATGTGCAACATAATACCATCAAAACCTTTGGAGAACTCGCACCCAACATCTTTGGTACACATACCCATGTCAAATATGCTTATGACATGATCTTGAATATCAACTGTCAAATTTAGATAtttcaaatatatttatatacttgatttaatttgaataaatcaaataaatattgttGAAATGTCTAGATGCTGGCTGAGGATGCAGAGGCTGGAGCTGAGGATGAGAAGGAGGTAGAGGAACTGAAAAAGCAGGGAATCAATCCTCTTCCTAAACCACCTCCTGGAGTTGGCCTCCTCCCCACCCCTCCACGGCCTGTTCCTGTGGATGCCAACACAGGGACTGGGGATTTTGGTGGGCCTCCACCAGGTGAATTTGGGGGTCCTCCTGACCAGGTTTCCATTACCAGCAAAGGACCCCCTGGACCAGGACCGGTTCCTGTGCCTAATCCCTGTGCTGGTCCTCCTGTAATTGGCCCTGATGGAAGTCCCTTCCAAGGCGGGCCACCAAATCCCAATATTCCTCCTCCCCACATGGGCCCCCCACCTCCTTGTTCTGCAGGGGGTGGTGGTGCAGGGAAGAAAATCCCCTCTTTGTTTGAGATCAAAGTTCAGCCAACAGGACAGCTGGCTCAGAAACTGGCTGTCAGGTAAGAGATACAAAAATGATCATGAAGATTTAAtgtttatattcacatttatagaAAGCTTACTTGTTTGATAAAATTGGATCCGAGTTGTTTGTAGATTACTAAAGAAATCATTTACCCTTTGCCTTAAAAAGAAGGCTCTGAACATTTTTAGGTTGCTCTGTCACTAAGAATGGCAGCTGCTTTGATCATGTCTTCACATCAGTTAAATGATTGCTATGAAGTTTATATATAGTACATTGTCAATTCATGTTAGAGTTTCAGGCATGTATTCCTTTCAATGTAAATTACACATATTTATAGCACTGctcatttttaaataacaattcATGGAACACAAAGTCCaatatgtttgttgtttgttgattgTGATTGTTTATTCTGTGATTATGtcactacccccccccccccccccatctcctaTTGTCCGTCTTGTATCAGAAGCCAGACTCCCAATGGTAACCAGGGTCAGACTGCACCTGGACCCCAAGGAGCCCCTGGCACCACCTCAACCCACTTCCCTTCCCCTCCAGGCATGATGTCTCCAGACATGGGCCCCAACCTTGGGATGAATCAGGGCCCCCCAAACATGGGCCCTGGTGGACCTCCCATGATGGGAGGATATCCATCTGGTGATGCTCCTCCACATGGAGGCCCTATGCCACCATGTCCACCTCAGGGTGGAGGAAATTTCTACAATAATAACTTCTTCAATCAGCAGGGGGGTATGAATATGGAAGGTGTGGTTCAAGAAGGTGATTAACTCATATTGAACACAGTTAATTTTGaataattattttgatttttgttttattttgatatttatttgaattattttgaaTAATATTCTTCAGGTGATGGCAgtcactgtttttcttctaaTAAGTGCAACCACTGTTCTGTCTTAGGTGACAACTATCAAGGTTTTGCTGGCATGGatgaaagaggaggagcaggaaaatTTATTAATCAATCAGGTGGTCAAGAAGGCTCTTCCAATGGAGCCTTAGCCAATCAGGGAGGGATTTCTGTACCTGACTTCCTGCCTCCGGCACAACGTGTCCTGTTCATGAGAATacaacagaagcagcaggaagaagaggaaagagcTCGCAGAATGGCTGAGGGAGGAGCAGAGAAGAGTAGAGAGGCTGAAGGTAAAAGAAAAGCAGGCCTTTGTGTTTAATGTTGATGTCTTAAAATACATTGTTTTAGTTGTATTGCTCAGATCCCATCGTCTTTAggagaaatagaaaaatactgCTCACTGTGGAATGTGTACACTATTAATATACATATAGCCCCAACCCCCAAGTTACTTGAATTATCTGCTGTTGATTTTGTGAATGCAGTTGACCCAAACATGTCGTCCTTTTCTAGGTGATTCAGGGAATTGGTATTCTAGTGAGGATGAAGatggtggtggtagtgtgaCCTCAATCTTAAAGACACTCCGTCAGCAGACCCAGGCTCCTCAAAAACCTGATGGCCCTCCGAGCGACCCACGGCTACAGAAAGCCTCTGCTGCCAATCCTACACCTCGCCCAGCTGACCCCCGCTTGATAAGGGACCCACGCCTGGCACGTACCACAGAGTCAGCCCAAGTCTCTGACTTGTCCACTCCGTCCTCCTCTGGACCACCTGCAGATCCCAGGTTAGCTCGActagctgctgctgcctcggcTGGATCCACATCCCATTCACCTCCTGCCACGAAGACAGAAACTCCTCTGGTCTACAAACCCCCGCCACTTACAGCCCCAGCAGCAGATGAAGAGGAGACAGAGCGAGTTCTACGGGATAAGCCAGTACCAATTCCTTTGGATCCACTCATGGGCATGGCACTGAGAGACCCACGGTCTCAGCTTCAGCAGTTTAGCCACATTAAGAAGGATATTGTTCTCCACATGCCGGCTTTTGCTAAAACTATCACCTGGTCCCCTGAAGATCTCCTCCCACTCCCTATCCCTAAGCAAGacctccttcctctccctccagGCATCCCTCCTGTTTCTTCTCTAGACCCACGTCTCTCCCGtgctcagcagcagcaccacacaTCACTCCCTCTTTCACCTCCTGTACAGTCTCCTCCCTCCTTGGACCCAcctgctccctcctcctccacttcctctctcCCAGACTTTGAGCTGCTGTCTCGCATTTTGAAAACTGTTAACTCCAGCCCATCCCAgaccccctcccctcctcttttACCAACATCTACTCCCCCCATGACAATGCTGGGTCCAACTCCCGTCGTGCCTCCTGCCCCTGCAGAAAAACCAGCTGACCCCCGTGTGGCTCGTAAAGTCCCAACTGACCCCCGTCTCCAGCCACAGAAGTCGGCTCTGAAGCAACCATCAGAGCCTGCACCACCTCCCGTCTCATCTTCAactccaacaacaacatctaGCTCACCCCCTCATACTACTGCCCCCTATGATCCAA encodes:
- the zc3h4 gene encoding zinc finger CCCH domain-containing protein 4 isoform X2 produces the protein MAVESMTVHPNSPTTNHEHTSLLTDERPEDGELEEGELEDDGGEMVEEDIGGDASAAGGAKEGGDEACGGDEAGGEGAGERPPRSKERHASSGSDEERSHRRKRKRKKEKEREREKRRAKKKRKSKHKRHASSDDDHSDFSEDSDYSPSEKRKYREYSPQYPPPSHAGYSGSKKGSYMKMDKQSYGGYEDYEEENFEGEEEEDMVEEDYDDFTKELNQYRKAKEGGGGRGGRGGRGRMKCLRGRGGMRGGRRGRGGSRGRGRGGKMGGDNEDGDGYVDDFEYGDEDYENMGDEDYDDYSKDLTHYKRSKDRGRGIKGGRGRGRGKGGRGMIRGGKGRNRGRGRGDMGNDDDNDMDNGDGVGGDGPGIGRRNHNEKHQDKKGKAICKYYIEGRCTWGDHCNFSHDVELPKKKELCKFYITGFCARADHCPYMHGEFPCKLFHTTGNCVNGDECMFSHEPLNDDTQELLNKMLAEDAEAGAEDEKEVEELKKQGINPLPKPPPGVGLLPTPPRPVPVDANTGTGDFGGPPPGEFGGPPDQVSITSKGPPGPGPVPVPNPCAGPPVIGPDGSPFQGGPPNPNIPPPHMGPPPPCSAGGGGAGKKIPSLFEIKVQPTGQLAQKLAVSQTPNGNQGQTAPGPQGAPGTTSTHFPSPPGMMSPDMGPNLGMNQGPPNMGPGGPPMMGGYPSGDAPPHGGPMPPCPPQGGGNFYNNNFFNQQGGMNMEGVVQEGDNYQGFAGMDERGGAGKFINQSGGQEGSSNGALANQGGISVPDFLPPAQRVLFMRIQQKQQEEEERARRMAEGGAEKSREAEGDSGNWYSSEDEDGGGSVTSILKTLRQQTQAPQKPDGPPSDPRLQKASAANPTPRPADPRLIRDPRLARTTESAQVSDLSTPSSSGPPADPRLARLAAAASAGSTSHSPPATKTETPLVYKPPPLTAPAADEEETERVLRDKPVPIPLDPLMGMALRDPRSQLQQFSHIKKDIVLHMPAFAKTITWSPEDLLPLPIPKQDLLPLPPGIPPVSSLDPRLSRAQQQHHTSLPLSPPVQSPPSLDPPAPSSSTSSLPDFELLSRILKTVNSSPSQTPSPPLLPTSTPPMTMLGPTPVVPPAPAEKPADPRVARKVPTDPRLQPQKSALKQPSEPAPPPVSSSTPTTTSSSPPHTTAPYDPRLLSAGGAGRGVGAGTQGGASVLSSISLYDPRTNKPGSPGTSGGSNNSPNSTSTESKVSEPTTSKPKSKEPLFVRKSALDQPEPEKSGEQGTDRYNSYNRPRPKPAPSPNTTVQGGPNAAGVTAAGGQGAPGAASDQGPAGVHNLPVSSLFGVVKQATIPGGTSSPFGGNSPAQPDQVATEQDNASLKDVFKGFDPTASPFCQ
- the zc3h4 gene encoding zinc finger CCCH domain-containing protein 4 isoform X1 encodes the protein MAVESMTVHPNSPTTNHEHTSLLTDERPEDGELEEGELEDDGGEMVEEDIGGDASAAGGAKEGGDEACGGDEAGGEGAGERPPRSKERHASSGSDEERSHRRKRKRKKEKEREREKRRAKKKRKSKHKRHASSDDDHSDFSEDSDYSPSEKRKYREYSPQYPPPSHAGYSGSKKGSYMKMDKQSYGGYEDYEEENFEGEEEEDMVEEDYDDFTKELNQYRKAKEGGGGRGGRGGRGRMKCLRGRGGMRGGRRGRGGSRGRGRGGKMGGDNEDGDGYVDDFEYGDEDYENMGDEDYDDYSKDLTHYKRSKDRGRGIKGGRGRGRGKGGRGMIRGGKGRNRGRGRGDMGNDDDNDMDNGDGVGGDGPGIGRRNHNEKHQDKKGKAICKYYIEGRCTWGDHCNFSHDVELPKKKELCKFYITGFCARADHCPYMHGEFPCKLFHTTGNCVNGDECMFSHEPLNDDTQELLNKMLAEDAEAGAEDEKEVEELKKQGINPLPKPPPGVGLLPTPPRPVPVDANTGTGDFGGPPPGEFGGPPDQVSITSKGPPGPGPVPVPNPCAGPPVIGPDGSPFQGGPPNPNIPPPHMGPPPPCSAGGGGAGKKIPSLFEIKVQPTGQLAQKLAVRSQTPNGNQGQTAPGPQGAPGTTSTHFPSPPGMMSPDMGPNLGMNQGPPNMGPGGPPMMGGYPSGDAPPHGGPMPPCPPQGGGNFYNNNFFNQQGGMNMEGVVQEGDNYQGFAGMDERGGAGKFINQSGGQEGSSNGALANQGGISVPDFLPPAQRVLFMRIQQKQQEEEERARRMAEGGAEKSREAEGDSGNWYSSEDEDGGGSVTSILKTLRQQTQAPQKPDGPPSDPRLQKASAANPTPRPADPRLIRDPRLARTTESAQVSDLSTPSSSGPPADPRLARLAAAASAGSTSHSPPATKTETPLVYKPPPLTAPAADEEETERVLRDKPVPIPLDPLMGMALRDPRSQLQQFSHIKKDIVLHMPAFAKTITWSPEDLLPLPIPKQDLLPLPPGIPPVSSLDPRLSRAQQQHHTSLPLSPPVQSPPSLDPPAPSSSTSSLPDFELLSRILKTVNSSPSQTPSPPLLPTSTPPMTMLGPTPVVPPAPAEKPADPRVARKVPTDPRLQPQKSALKQPSEPAPPPVSSSTPTTTSSSPPHTTAPYDPRLLSAGGAGRGVGAGTQGGASVLSSISLYDPRTNKPGSPGTSGGSNNSPNSTSTESKVSEPTTSKPKSKEPLFVRKSALDQPEPEKSGEQGTDRYNSYNRPRPKPAPSPNTTVQGGPNAAGVTAAGGQGAPGAASDQGPAGVHNLPVSSLFGVVKQATIPGGTSSPFGGNSPAQPDQVATEQDNASLKDVFKGFDPTASPFCQ